One segment of Accipiter gentilis chromosome 26, bAccGen1.1, whole genome shotgun sequence DNA contains the following:
- the CLK4 gene encoding dual specificity protein kinase CLK4 isoform X2 → MYLFEHRIPAYNIQQRKLMRHSKQSHCPEWDDRKSWDQRKHSSSRKRRKRSHSSGQESKHYKPNHFSESHYLDDRTINERDHHDRRYVEEYRNDFCEVYDHRHYHRDYEKSHHHHYSKSSGRSRKSSHKRKHKRHHCSSHQSHSKSHRRKRSRSVEDDEEGHLICESGDVLRARYEIVATLGEGAFGKVVECIDHDMRGMHVAVKIVKNVGRYREAARSEIQVLEHLNNMDPSSTFRCVQMLEWFDHHGHVCIVFELLGLSTYDFIKENSFLPFHINDIRNMAYQICQSINFLHHNKLTHTDLKPENILFVESDYIVKYNAKMKRDERTLKNTDIKVVDFGSATFDDEHHSTLVSTRHYRAPEVILALGWSQPCDVWSIGCILIEYYLGFTVFQTHDSKEHLAMMERILGPLPAHMIKKSRKHYFHHDQLDWDEHSSAGRYVRRRCKPLKEFMHCQDRDHQSLFDLVRRMLEYDPAKRITLDEALQHPFFEPLNK, encoded by the exons atGTACCTGTTTGAACACAGAATTCCTGCATATAACATCCAGCAACGGAAGCtg ATGCGGCATTCAAAACAATCTCATTGTCCTGAATGGGACGACCGAAAGAGCTGGGATCAaagaaagcacagcagcagccgTAAGCGCAGGAAAAGGTCCCACAGCAGTGGACAAGAAAGCAAGCACTATAAACCAAATCACTTTTCAGAAAG tcatTATTTGGACGATAGAACCATAAATGAAAGAGACCATCATGACCGGAGATATGTTGAGGAATACAGAAATGACTTCTGTGAAGTATATGACCACAGGCATTATCACAGAGACTATGAAAAGAGTCACCATCATCACTATAGCAAATCCTCTGGTCGGAGCAGGAAAAGTAGTCATAAAAGGAAGCATAAGAGACATCATTGCTCCAGTCACCAATCGCATTCG AAGAGTCACCGAAGGAAAAGATCCAGGAGTGTAGAGGATGATGAGGAGGGTCACCTGATCTGTGAAAGTGGAGACGTTCTAAGAGCAAGAT ATGAAATTGTTGCAACTTTAGGAGAAGGAGCTTTTGGAAAAGTAGTGGAGTGCATAGATCATGATAT gagAGGAATGCATGTAGCAGTTAAAATTGTGAAAAACGTTGGTAGATACCGGGAAGCAGCCCGTTCAGAAATACAGGTGTTGGAACACTTAAACAACATGGATCCAAGCAGCACTTT ccgCTGTGTCCAGATGCTGGAATGGTTTGATCATCATGGCCATGTTTGCATTGTTTTTGAGCTACTGGGACTTAGTACTTACGACTTTATTAAGGAAAACAGCTTTCTGCCATTTCATATTAATGACATTAGAAATATGGCTTATCAAATTTGCCAGTCTATAAACT TTTTACACCATAATAAACTAACTCATACTGACTTAAAGCCTGAAAATATCTTGTTTGTGGAGTCTGATTACATAGTGAAGTACAATGCCAAAATG aagCGAGATGAACGCACTTTAAAAAACACAGACATCAAAGTTGTTGATTTTGGAAGTGCAACTTTTGATGATGAGCATCACAGCACATTAGTGTCTACAAGACATTACAGAGCTCCTGAGGTTATTTTAG CACTGGGATGGTCACAGCCTTGCGATGTTTGGAGTATTGGTTGTATTCTAATTGAGTATTACCTAGGATTTACAGTGTTTCAG ACGCATGATAGTAAAGAACACTTGGCAATGATGGAAAGGATACTAGGGCCTCTGCCAGCTCACATGATCAAGAAATCCAG aaagcattattttcacCACGACCAATTGGACTGGGATGAACACAGTTCTGCAGGACGATATGTTAGGAGACGCTGTAAGCCTTTAAAG gaaTTCATGCATTGCCAAGACAGAGATCATCAGAGTCTCTTTGACCTTGTTCGCCGGATGCTGGAATATGACCCAGCCAAAAGAATCACTCTTGATGAAGCCTTGCAGCATCCTTTTTTTGAaccattaaataaataa
- the CLK4 gene encoding dual specificity protein kinase CLK4 isoform X1 yields the protein MYLFEHRIPAYNIQQRKLWQMRHSKQSHCPEWDDRKSWDQRKHSSSRKRRKRSHSSGQESKHYKPNHFSESHYLDDRTINERDHHDRRYVEEYRNDFCEVYDHRHYHRDYEKSHHHHYSKSSGRSRKSSHKRKHKRHHCSSHQSHSKSHRRKRSRSVEDDEEGHLICESGDVLRARYEIVATLGEGAFGKVVECIDHDMRGMHVAVKIVKNVGRYREAARSEIQVLEHLNNMDPSSTFRCVQMLEWFDHHGHVCIVFELLGLSTYDFIKENSFLPFHINDIRNMAYQICQSINFLHHNKLTHTDLKPENILFVESDYIVKYNAKMKRDERTLKNTDIKVVDFGSATFDDEHHSTLVSTRHYRAPEVILALGWSQPCDVWSIGCILIEYYLGFTVFQTHDSKEHLAMMERILGPLPAHMIKKSRKHYFHHDQLDWDEHSSAGRYVRRRCKPLKEFMHCQDRDHQSLFDLVRRMLEYDPAKRITLDEALQHPFFEPLNK from the exons atGTACCTGTTTGAACACAGAATTCCTGCATATAACATCCAGCAACGGAAGCtg tGGCAGATGCGGCATTCAAAACAATCTCATTGTCCTGAATGGGACGACCGAAAGAGCTGGGATCAaagaaagcacagcagcagccgTAAGCGCAGGAAAAGGTCCCACAGCAGTGGACAAGAAAGCAAGCACTATAAACCAAATCACTTTTCAGAAAG tcatTATTTGGACGATAGAACCATAAATGAAAGAGACCATCATGACCGGAGATATGTTGAGGAATACAGAAATGACTTCTGTGAAGTATATGACCACAGGCATTATCACAGAGACTATGAAAAGAGTCACCATCATCACTATAGCAAATCCTCTGGTCGGAGCAGGAAAAGTAGTCATAAAAGGAAGCATAAGAGACATCATTGCTCCAGTCACCAATCGCATTCG AAGAGTCACCGAAGGAAAAGATCCAGGAGTGTAGAGGATGATGAGGAGGGTCACCTGATCTGTGAAAGTGGAGACGTTCTAAGAGCAAGAT ATGAAATTGTTGCAACTTTAGGAGAAGGAGCTTTTGGAAAAGTAGTGGAGTGCATAGATCATGATAT gagAGGAATGCATGTAGCAGTTAAAATTGTGAAAAACGTTGGTAGATACCGGGAAGCAGCCCGTTCAGAAATACAGGTGTTGGAACACTTAAACAACATGGATCCAAGCAGCACTTT ccgCTGTGTCCAGATGCTGGAATGGTTTGATCATCATGGCCATGTTTGCATTGTTTTTGAGCTACTGGGACTTAGTACTTACGACTTTATTAAGGAAAACAGCTTTCTGCCATTTCATATTAATGACATTAGAAATATGGCTTATCAAATTTGCCAGTCTATAAACT TTTTACACCATAATAAACTAACTCATACTGACTTAAAGCCTGAAAATATCTTGTTTGTGGAGTCTGATTACATAGTGAAGTACAATGCCAAAATG aagCGAGATGAACGCACTTTAAAAAACACAGACATCAAAGTTGTTGATTTTGGAAGTGCAACTTTTGATGATGAGCATCACAGCACATTAGTGTCTACAAGACATTACAGAGCTCCTGAGGTTATTTTAG CACTGGGATGGTCACAGCCTTGCGATGTTTGGAGTATTGGTTGTATTCTAATTGAGTATTACCTAGGATTTACAGTGTTTCAG ACGCATGATAGTAAAGAACACTTGGCAATGATGGAAAGGATACTAGGGCCTCTGCCAGCTCACATGATCAAGAAATCCAG aaagcattattttcacCACGACCAATTGGACTGGGATGAACACAGTTCTGCAGGACGATATGTTAGGAGACGCTGTAAGCCTTTAAAG gaaTTCATGCATTGCCAAGACAGAGATCATCAGAGTCTCTTTGACCTTGTTCGCCGGATGCTGGAATATGACCCAGCCAAAAGAATCACTCTTGATGAAGCCTTGCAGCATCCTTTTTTTGAaccattaaataaataa
- the CLK4 gene encoding dual specificity protein kinase CLK4 isoform X3 has translation MRHSKQSHCPEWDDRKSWDQRKHSSSRKRRKRSHSSGQESKHYKPNHFSESHYLDDRTINERDHHDRRYVEEYRNDFCEVYDHRHYHRDYEKSHHHHYSKSSGRSRKSSHKRKHKRHHCSSHQSHSKSHRRKRSRSVEDDEEGHLICESGDVLRARYEIVATLGEGAFGKVVECIDHDMRGMHVAVKIVKNVGRYREAARSEIQVLEHLNNMDPSSTFRCVQMLEWFDHHGHVCIVFELLGLSTYDFIKENSFLPFHINDIRNMAYQICQSINFLHHNKLTHTDLKPENILFVESDYIVKYNAKMKRDERTLKNTDIKVVDFGSATFDDEHHSTLVSTRHYRAPEVILALGWSQPCDVWSIGCILIEYYLGFTVFQTHDSKEHLAMMERILGPLPAHMIKKSRKHYFHHDQLDWDEHSSAGRYVRRRCKPLKEFMHCQDRDHQSLFDLVRRMLEYDPAKRITLDEALQHPFFEPLNK, from the exons ATGCGGCATTCAAAACAATCTCATTGTCCTGAATGGGACGACCGAAAGAGCTGGGATCAaagaaagcacagcagcagccgTAAGCGCAGGAAAAGGTCCCACAGCAGTGGACAAGAAAGCAAGCACTATAAACCAAATCACTTTTCAGAAAG tcatTATTTGGACGATAGAACCATAAATGAAAGAGACCATCATGACCGGAGATATGTTGAGGAATACAGAAATGACTTCTGTGAAGTATATGACCACAGGCATTATCACAGAGACTATGAAAAGAGTCACCATCATCACTATAGCAAATCCTCTGGTCGGAGCAGGAAAAGTAGTCATAAAAGGAAGCATAAGAGACATCATTGCTCCAGTCACCAATCGCATTCG AAGAGTCACCGAAGGAAAAGATCCAGGAGTGTAGAGGATGATGAGGAGGGTCACCTGATCTGTGAAAGTGGAGACGTTCTAAGAGCAAGAT ATGAAATTGTTGCAACTTTAGGAGAAGGAGCTTTTGGAAAAGTAGTGGAGTGCATAGATCATGATAT gagAGGAATGCATGTAGCAGTTAAAATTGTGAAAAACGTTGGTAGATACCGGGAAGCAGCCCGTTCAGAAATACAGGTGTTGGAACACTTAAACAACATGGATCCAAGCAGCACTTT ccgCTGTGTCCAGATGCTGGAATGGTTTGATCATCATGGCCATGTTTGCATTGTTTTTGAGCTACTGGGACTTAGTACTTACGACTTTATTAAGGAAAACAGCTTTCTGCCATTTCATATTAATGACATTAGAAATATGGCTTATCAAATTTGCCAGTCTATAAACT TTTTACACCATAATAAACTAACTCATACTGACTTAAAGCCTGAAAATATCTTGTTTGTGGAGTCTGATTACATAGTGAAGTACAATGCCAAAATG aagCGAGATGAACGCACTTTAAAAAACACAGACATCAAAGTTGTTGATTTTGGAAGTGCAACTTTTGATGATGAGCATCACAGCACATTAGTGTCTACAAGACATTACAGAGCTCCTGAGGTTATTTTAG CACTGGGATGGTCACAGCCTTGCGATGTTTGGAGTATTGGTTGTATTCTAATTGAGTATTACCTAGGATTTACAGTGTTTCAG ACGCATGATAGTAAAGAACACTTGGCAATGATGGAAAGGATACTAGGGCCTCTGCCAGCTCACATGATCAAGAAATCCAG aaagcattattttcacCACGACCAATTGGACTGGGATGAACACAGTTCTGCAGGACGATATGTTAGGAGACGCTGTAAGCCTTTAAAG gaaTTCATGCATTGCCAAGACAGAGATCATCAGAGTCTCTTTGACCTTGTTCGCCGGATGCTGGAATATGACCCAGCCAAAAGAATCACTCTTGATGAAGCCTTGCAGCATCCTTTTTTTGAaccattaaataaataa
- the CLK4 gene encoding dual specificity protein kinase CLK4 isoform X4, with amino-acid sequence MRGMHVAVKIVKNVGRYREAARSEIQVLEHLNNMDPSSTFRCVQMLEWFDHHGHVCIVFELLGLSTYDFIKENSFLPFHINDIRNMAYQICQSINFLHHNKLTHTDLKPENILFVESDYIVKYNAKMKRDERTLKNTDIKVVDFGSATFDDEHHSTLVSTRHYRAPEVILALGWSQPCDVWSIGCILIEYYLGFTVFQTHDSKEHLAMMERILGPLPAHMIKKSRKHYFHHDQLDWDEHSSAGRYVRRRCKPLKEFMHCQDRDHQSLFDLVRRMLEYDPAKRITLDEALQHPFFEPLNK; translated from the exons AT gagAGGAATGCATGTAGCAGTTAAAATTGTGAAAAACGTTGGTAGATACCGGGAAGCAGCCCGTTCAGAAATACAGGTGTTGGAACACTTAAACAACATGGATCCAAGCAGCACTTT ccgCTGTGTCCAGATGCTGGAATGGTTTGATCATCATGGCCATGTTTGCATTGTTTTTGAGCTACTGGGACTTAGTACTTACGACTTTATTAAGGAAAACAGCTTTCTGCCATTTCATATTAATGACATTAGAAATATGGCTTATCAAATTTGCCAGTCTATAAACT TTTTACACCATAATAAACTAACTCATACTGACTTAAAGCCTGAAAATATCTTGTTTGTGGAGTCTGATTACATAGTGAAGTACAATGCCAAAATG aagCGAGATGAACGCACTTTAAAAAACACAGACATCAAAGTTGTTGATTTTGGAAGTGCAACTTTTGATGATGAGCATCACAGCACATTAGTGTCTACAAGACATTACAGAGCTCCTGAGGTTATTTTAG CACTGGGATGGTCACAGCCTTGCGATGTTTGGAGTATTGGTTGTATTCTAATTGAGTATTACCTAGGATTTACAGTGTTTCAG ACGCATGATAGTAAAGAACACTTGGCAATGATGGAAAGGATACTAGGGCCTCTGCCAGCTCACATGATCAAGAAATCCAG aaagcattattttcacCACGACCAATTGGACTGGGATGAACACAGTTCTGCAGGACGATATGTTAGGAGACGCTGTAAGCCTTTAAAG gaaTTCATGCATTGCCAAGACAGAGATCATCAGAGTCTCTTTGACCTTGTTCGCCGGATGCTGGAATATGACCCAGCCAAAAGAATCACTCTTGATGAAGCCTTGCAGCATCCTTTTTTTGAaccattaaataaataa